TCGCGTATTGCACATTGGCGATCCGGTAGCGAATTTCCGGATACAGGGCATGGTTGCGGTTGTCTTTTGCCAGTTCATCCAGGCTTTTCAGCGCAACCTCGTAATCACGTTCAAAAAAGTACGTCAGCCCCGCCCACATTTTCAGTTGGGTACGAAGTTTACTCCGGGGAAATTGCTCGGCCCCGGTCTCAAAGTTCGCGCGGGCTTCATTCTGATTTTCAAGCACGCTGTAGTTGTAGCCGCGGGTGAAATACCAGCGCGGCACCTGTTGGTCATCGGGATAGTTGCGGATCAGGTCGTCGAGCACTCCGACGGCTTCGGGGTAGCGCCCTTCACCCTGATAGGAACGTGCGACAAGAAACAGTGCGCTGCTAGCCAAGGCATGCGTGGGGTGGGCCTCGATGAACATTTCAGCCGTTTGACGTGCGGCGTCCCAGTCTTCGGCCTCGCTTAAGGCAAGTATCCAGCGGTAATGGGCTTCCGCCCGTAGGTCCTTGTCGTAGCGTTCGGATTGGGCGATGATTTTAAAGAGGATTGCCGCTTCCCGGTAGCGCTCGCCCAGCAAGTAGGCCTGGCCTCTGCGTAAATAAAGTCCGGGGGTGTAGTCCGGCATGGATTCCAGCTTGGCCAGTTGCGATTCCAGCCGGGTGATGAGTTGGGACGAATAGCTTTTCCAGATACTCGACGCAAAATCAGCTTTTTGGCGAAAAGATTGTTTCGTGGCGCTCAATCGTTCGCGCTGCTTTTCGATGAGCACATCTTTCGGGAGCGCGAGTCGGTAGGCCCGCATGGCTTCGTCGTGCAGGTGGTCTTGCAGGAGAAGGTCGGCCGCTTCTACGGCCGCAAAGCTCAGCACCGCGATGTCCGGCATGCTTTCCACGCTCCAGTCGCTCTGAAAGAGTATCCGGTTGACCCGTTTACTGTCGCCGCGGTCGCTGGCGAGTTGCAAAGCACGCAGGCGACCCTGCATACGGAGGCTCTCTGGAGCTTCGGAATGGTAAAAATCATCCAGCAACTGATTGGCGGTCTCGATTTCTCCAACCTCTGCCAACAAATCGGCTTCCTGCAGGCGAGCCAAATGTGCTTCGTTGCTCCCGTCGTAAGTCAGCCGAAATTCCCGAAAGGCGCGGGCTGCCTGAGCCGGGGCATTTGTCTGGGAGAGTGCGATTGCCTTGTTATACAGGGCAAAGGCTCGCACGCCGGGACTGACCTCATGCCCGGATAAAAGTGTTTGGAAATGAACCAGGGCATCGGTCGGCCTCTCCGCCATCATTGCCGCGTAAGCACGGACAGGTAAGATAGTTTTCTGAAAATTTCGGTCGAGGAATTCAGGTTCCTGTCCGAAATCCAGTTCAATACTCTCAAAGGTCCAGTAGCATTTGTGGTATTGGCCAGTGGTGAAGGCACTTACCGCTTGATCGACCTGCTGTTGCAAGGTTGCACCATGTGAGATGGCTGTCGCGAGGCAGATCAGGCAGCAGACATGCAGGGAAGCATTAGCCGCAACCGTATTTAATCTGTTCGGGAAAACCCTCATGATTGAAGGGTTAGGCTGCCGGTCCGTCTTTTAAATCGCGAACTTAAATTCGATAAAAATCCGCGTTGACAGGCGCTGTTATTATGATGCACTTCGCGCTTCTTTTGGTGACGGGGCGTAGCGCAGCCTGGCTAGCGCATCTGCTTTGGGAGCAGAGGGTCGGGGGTTCGAATCCCTCCGCCCCGACCAAAATTAAACCTCTGCTTAAGCGGAGGTTTTTTTTGTGTCTGGAGGGGCGGTGGGATTCGAAATGAGCCCTGAAAGGGCGATGCGGCGAAGCCGCACCTCCGGGTTCGACGAAGCGAATGAAATAAGCGAAGATGGCAACGCAATCCCTCCGCCCCGACCGCCGGAAGGAAGGCGTCCGCGATGTCGTATGCCCCGATTACTTAACTTTGCAGAGGACTTCTTCGATCGCTCCGCTGAGGCATTCCGTGGTGACGGGCTTGGCGAGAAAATGTTCGCCCCCGCTTTCGTAGAAACCGGAGTGTGACTCCTTATTCGAGACCATCGCGGAGACGAAAATGATCGGGATGTCTTTGGTGGCTGTGCGGGCACGCAGGTTGTTGGCGACATCGCCTCCATCCACCTCCGGCATAACGACATCGAGTAGAATGATGTGGGGCTCAAATTCCCGGGTCACGTCGATTGCCTTGCGGCTTTCGTTCAAGGCGCGCACAGAATAGAGCCCCGTACCTTCCAGGTTGAGCTTTACCATTTTGGTGAAGCGCTCTTCAT
The Coraliomargarita sinensis DNA segment above includes these coding regions:
- a CDS encoding response regulator translates to MHNSGHSKAGDKTRVLVIDDEERFTKMVKLNLEGTGLYSVRALNESRKAIDVTREFEPHIILLDVVMPEVDGGDVANNLRARTATKDIPIIFVSAMVSNKESHSGFYESGGEHFLAKPVTTECLSGAIEEVLCKVK
- a CDS encoding tetratricopeptide repeat protein; amino-acid sequence: MRVFPNRLNTVAANASLHVCCLICLATAISHGATLQQQVDQAVSAFTTGQYHKCYWTFESIELDFGQEPEFLDRNFQKTILPVRAYAAMMAERPTDALVHFQTLLSGHEVSPGVRAFALYNKAIALSQTNAPAQAARAFREFRLTYDGSNEAHLARLQEADLLAEVGEIETANQLLDDFYHSEAPESLRMQGRLRALQLASDRGDSKRVNRILFQSDWSVESMPDIAVLSFAAVEAADLLLQDHLHDEAMRAYRLALPKDVLIEKQRERLSATKQSFRQKADFASSIWKSYSSQLITRLESQLAKLESMPDYTPGLYLRRGQAYLLGERYREAAILFKIIAQSERYDKDLRAEAHYRWILALSEAEDWDAARQTAEMFIEAHPTHALASSALFLVARSYQGEGRYPEAVGVLDDLIRNYPDDQQVPRWYFTRGYNYSVLENQNEARANFETGAEQFPRSKLRTQLKMWAGLTYFFERDYEVALKSLDELAKDNRNHALYPEIRYRIANVQYAMRNHSDALRTAEALIEDFPGHYRYAEALALKGDIYMGMGELATAAHAFRQVPTDSPQLYDYAVFQAAKIYRALERYDLLREHLLAYVEREDANERPRVSEALYWIGWSFQQEGRAEQSFTLFEEALKRFGNDPKARAVESILSAYSELYRRQNAADDFNIWLQETMEESLAERQLTWFARLTQFKSLRQQRLNKESRADATLLSIHRIVPIDQQDAVTLASVGVVLAEGGYSAADAYFERILNEFPKRTERAAAFYGKALLASQADRLDESRRWLVRFLEETPTHPLAADSRILAADVLRRQGLYDAATEGLNEILQLKAMRGRPHARALAGLARIETDRGDPKRAIPYWQRIYTLYRAYPELLAEAYWESALLFERIDDPIAAHNTVLEMLRDERLKDFEQYELAEARQPQWERKARERSALAEQNEPHTEKEARQ